Proteins encoded within one genomic window of Lynx canadensis isolate LIC74 chromosome B2, mLynCan4.pri.v2, whole genome shotgun sequence:
- the LOC115514028 gene encoding adhesion G-protein coupled receptor F1-like, producing MKFRMLWLISFFTLTDGGEGFLGRNEGMKTKRGLTVNKKKHPGSVQEYELLLQVAYRDSKEKRHLKNFLKLLKPPLLWLHEPMKIISAKTTTYCGHQNGVLQCSCEDGYSWFPPSCLDPQKCYLHTAGALQSCDCHLNNLTQSLSFCERAKVWGTFKINERFTKDLLNSSSPSYSKYTTGIEIQLKEAFKRIQDFESVHVTQFRHYRDGSIIAGFEVVGSSSTSELLSAIEQVAEKVKAGLRKLFPLEDSSFRVFGKAQCNSIVFGFGSGNDEYTLPCSSGYTGNITARCQPSGWQVLRETCVHSQLDELKKNFSVIAGNATEAAVSSLVRNLSVVIRQNPSTTAGNLASVVSILDNVLSLSLSSHFKVSNSTMEDVISIADHILNSASVTNWTVLLQEEQHASSRLLETLENISSLVPSTALPLSFSREFIHWRGIPGSQSQLEMGYSYEAKISPPNTSIPIRGHVLIGSDQFQGSFPETIISMASLTLGNILSIAKNGNAQVNGPVISTVIQNYSINEIFLVFPKTESNLSQPHCVFWDFRHLQWNNAGCHLVNETPDTVTCQCTHLTSFSILMSPLVPPAIIPFVKWITFVGLGISIGSLTLCLIIEALFWKQVKKNQTSYTRHICMVNIALCLLIADVWFIVAATADSTVSFSGVCIAAVFFMHFFYLSLFFWMLMLGILLAYRILFVFHHVGLHLMMAFGFCLGYGCPLIISVVTIAVTQPGNGYERKDVCWLNWSDKSKPLLAFAVPALTIVAVNLVVVLLVLTKLWRPTVGERPSQDNKATIVRMGKSLLILTPLLGLTWGFGIGTIVDNRNLAWHVIFALLNAFQGFFILCFGMLWDSKLRQLLFNKLTPLSSQKQASKQNSTDVSAKPKFPKPFNPLQHKGIYALSHTGESSNDIMLTQFLSTE from the exons ATGAAATTCCGCATGCTCTGGCTCATCTCTTTCTTCACACTCACCGACGGcggggaaggcttcctgggg AGAAATGAAggcatgaaaacaaaaagaggacTCACTGTGAATAAGAAAAAGCATCCAG GCTCAGTCCAGGAATATGAGCTGCTGCTTCAGGTGGCCTACAGAGATTCCAAGGAGAAGAGACACTTGAAGAATTTTCTGAAGCTTTTGAAGCCTCCATTGTTATGGTTACATGAACCAATGAAGATTATCAGCGCAAAGACCACCACAT ACTGTGGGCACCAGAATGGGGTCCTGCAGTGTTCCTGTGAGGACGGCTATTCCTGGTTCCCTCCCTCATGCCTTGATCCCCAGAAATGCTACCTTCACACGGCCGGAGCCCTCCAGAGCTGTGACTGTCATCTCAACAACCTcacccagagcctcagtttctgcgaGAGAGCAA AGGTTTGGGGCACTTTCAAAATCAATGAACGATTTACCAAAGACCTTTTGAATTCATCTTCTCCTTCATATTCCAAGTATACAACTGGAATTGAAATTCAA CTTAAAGAAGCATTCAAAAGAATTCAAGATTTTGAGTCGGTTCATGTCACCCAATTTCG TCATTATAGGGATGGAAGCATCATTGCTGGGTTTGAAGTTGTGGGTTCCAGCAGCACATCTGAGCTGCTGTCAGCCATCGAACAGGTGGCTGAGAAGGTGAAGGCAGGCCTTCGCAAGCTGTTCCCACTAGAAGACAGCTCTTTCAGAGTATTTGGAAAAG cCCAGTGTAACAGCATTGTCTTTGGATTTGGGTCCGGGAATGACGAGTACACTCTTCCCTGTAGCAGCGGCTACACTGGAAACATtacagccaggtgccagccctcTGGGTGGCAGGTCCTCAGGGAGACATGTGTACACTCTCAGCTGGACGAACTGAAGAAG AATTTCAGTGTGATCGCAGGCAATGCCACTGAGGCAGCTGTGTCATCCTTGGTGCGAAATCTTTCAGTCGTCATTCGGCAAAACCCATCAACTACAGCTGGCAATCTGGCTTCAGTGGTGTCCATTCTGGACAACGTCTTGTCTCTGTCACTGTCAAGTCATTTCAAGGTGTCCAATTCAACCATGGAG GATGTCATCAGTATTGCTGACCACATCCTTAATTCAGCATCAGTAACCAACTGGACGGTGTTACTGCAGGAAGAACAGCATGCCAGCTCACGATTACTGGAGACACTGGAAAACATCAGCAGCCTCGTACCTTCGACAGCTCTGCCCCTGAGTTTCTCTCGGGAATTCATTCACTGGAGAGGGATTCCAGGGTCCCAAAGCCAACTTGAGATGGGTTACAGCTATGAGGCTAAAATATCGCCCCCAAATACTTCCATTCCCATCAGAGGCCATGTGTTAATTGGGTCAGACCAATTCCAGGGGTCCTTTCCAGAAACTATTATCAGCATGGCCTCGTTGACCCTGGGGAATATTCTATCCATTGCCAAAAATGGAAATGCTCAGGTCAATGGGCCAGTGATATCCACGGTTATCCAAAACTATTCCATAAATGAAATTTTCCTGGTTTTTCCCAAGACAGAGTCAAATCTGAGCCAGCCTCACTGTGTGTTTTGGGATTTCAGGCATTTGCAATGGAACAATGCGGGCTGCCACCTAGTGAATGAAACTCCAGACACGGTGACGTGCCAATGTACTCACCTGACCTCCTTCTCCATACTGATGTCACCCTTAGTCCCCCCTGCCATCATCCCCTTTGTGAAATGGATCACTTTTGTGGGACTGGGCATCTCCATCGGAAGTCTCACCTTATGCCTAATCATTGAAGCTCTATTTTGGAAGCAGGTCAAGAAAAACCAAACTTCCTACACGCGCCATATTTGCATGGTGAACATAGCCTTGTGCCTCCTGATTGCTGATGTTTGGTTTATCGTTGCTGCCACTGCAGACTCCACAGTAAGCTTTTCTGGAGTCTGCATAGCTGCAGTGTTTTTTATGCACTTTTTCTACCTCTCCTTGTTCTTTTGGATGCTCATGCTTGGCATCCTGCTAGCTTATCGGATCCTCTTTGTGTTCCATCATGTGGGCCTGCATTTGATGATGGCTTTCGGGTTCTGCCTGGGCTATGGGTGCCCTCTCATCATATCTGTCGTCACCATTGCCGTCACGCAACCTGGCAATGGCTACGAAAGGAAAGACGTGTGTTGGCTTAATTGGTCTGATAAAAGCAAACCCCTCTTGGCCTTTGCTGTTCCTGCACTGACTATTGTGGCTGTGAATTTGGTTGTGGTGCTATTAGTTCTCACAAAGCTCTGGAGGCCCACTGTTGGAGAAAGGCCGAGTCAGGACAACAAGGCCACTATTGTCCGCATGGGGAAGAGCCTCCTCATCCTGACCCCTCTGCTGGGGCTCACCTGGGGCTTTGGCATAGGAACAATAGTGGACAACCGGAATCTGGCTTGGCATGTTATTTTTGCATTACTCAATGCATTCCAG ggttttttcaTCTTATGTTTTGGAATGCTCTGGGATAGTAAG CTGCGACAATTGCTGTTCAACAAATTGACTCCTTTAAGCTCTCAGAAGCAAGCATCAAAG CAGAACTCAACAGATGTATCTGCCAAACCCAAATTCCCCAAGCCTTTCAACCCACTGCAACACAAAG GCATTTATGCTCTTTCCCATACTGGAGAATCGTCAAATGACATCATGCTAACCCAGTTTTTATCAACTGAGTAA